One segment of Cottoperca gobio chromosome 24, fCotGob3.1, whole genome shotgun sequence DNA contains the following:
- the ism2b gene encoding isthmin-2: MRQEVARRFHMLLVIWSILLVSLGTGFPTRHKNAAHKGHGHPIHSSGVQYVPEALEQQNQVQSLLPEPHSHQRRWSHPQHRSVGVLPQPEPEEETKPFILDLKNFPDLANADINSQNPNIQVTIEVVDDPQMEVEMDLAKEKEWLPSSSSSPSSTVDWLGGKKLFWPLFWSYTDADSSEDSNSRSGVDETGEEEEEEEEEDYSLDYGSEEPLPSGVGGDWDTRWNEGWDPMQSYYEKETDEWTPWSPCSVTCGNGERKRTKSCGYSCTLTEASKCDLEPCPGDVNTVVEPFPFEMENGTEPFGTDVDSCEKWLNCKSEFLQRYLHQVLSELPSCPCSFPSEVAYTVVSVYDENHGRQFRWRDASGPKERMDIYKPSARSCIRSALSSDSSTLAAQHCCYGDRGRLITRGKGAGTPNLISTEFSPELHFKVDVLPWILCKGDWSRFHAVRPPNNGLSCPENPHEDVFMNELEEAREY, encoded by the exons ATGCGTCAAGAGGTCGCGAGGAGATTTCACATGCTGCTCGTGATTTGGTCGATACTTCTCGTTAGTTTGGGGACCGGGTTTCCTACCAGACACAAGAATGCTGCCCACAAG GGTCATGGCCATCCGATTCACAGCTCTGGGGTCCAATATGTCCCTGAGGCTTTGGAGCAGCAGAACCAGGTCCAGAGTCTCCTGCCTGAGCCCCACAGCCACCAGAGAAGGTGGTCTCACCCCCAGCATCGCTCTGTTGGTGTTCTTCCACAGCCTGAGCCCGAGGAGGAGACAAAACCATTCATCCTGGATCTCAAGAACTTTCCAGACCTGGCCAATGCTGACATCAACTCACAGAACCCCAACATACAG GTAACCATTGAAGTGGTGGACGACCCCCAGATGGAAGTAGAGATGGATCTGGCCAAGGAAAAAGAATGGctaccctcctcttcctcctcaccctcttccACAGTGGATTGGCTCGGAGGCAAGAAGCTTTTCTGGCCTCTTTTCTGGAGTTACACCGACGCCGACTCCAGCGAGGACAGCAACAGCCGGTCAGGCGTGGATGAAACTggcgaggaagaggaagaggaggaggaggaggattacTCTTTGGATTACGGCAGCGAAGAACCCTTACCCAGCGGAGTGGGCGGAGACTGGGATACACGTTGGAACGAAGGCTGGGATCCAATGCAGAGCTACTATG AGAAGGAAACAGATGAGTGGACTCCCTGGTCTCCCTGTTCAGTGACATGTGGAAACggtgagaggaagaggaccaAGTCCTGTGGCTACTCCTGCACTCTGACAGAAGCCTCTAAGTGTGACCTGGAGCCTTGTCCTG GTGATGTCAACACAGTGGTAGAGCCTTTCCCTTTCGAGATGGAGAATGGCACAGAACCATTTGGGACAG ATGTGGACAGCTGTGAGAAGTGGCTCAACTGTAAGAGTGAGTTCCTCCAGAGGTACCTCCACCAGGTGTTGTCTGAGCTGCCCAGCTGCCCCTGCTCCTTCCCCTCTGAAGTGGCGTACACTGTGGTCAGCGTCTACGATGAGAATCATGGCCGGCAGTTCCGCTGGCGTGATGCCAGTGGCCCCAAGGAGCGCATGGACATCTACAAGCCATCAGCGCGTAGCTGTATTCGCTCTGCACTTTCCAGCGACTCATCTACTCTTGCAGCGCAGCACTGTTGTTACGGCGATCGTGGGCGGCTGATCACGCGGGGGAAAGGCGCAGGCACGCCTAACCTGATCAGCACGGAGTTCTCACCTGAGCTGCACTTCAAAGTGGACGTGCTGCCTTGGATCCTGTGCAAGGGAGACTGGAGTCGCTTCCATGCGGTGCGGCCACCAAATAATGGATTGAGCTGCCCAGAAAACCCCCATGAAGATGTGTTCATGAATGAACTGGAAGAGGCCAGGGAGTACTGA